The Candidatus Zixiibacteriota bacterium sequence ATGCCCGTTTCTCCTGTGAAATTTCTTCCACATTCAGTGGTAGATCGGTTGAATCGATGACGTCGCCTCTCAGGAGTACGATTGCTCTTTCAAGCACATTGACCAGTTCGCGCACATTGCCCGGCCAGTCATAGCGCAGAAGCAGGTCTTTGGCTTGAGGTGTTATGCCATTGATTTCTTTATTGAACCGTGTGCTGAATTTGCTGATGAAATGATCTGTCAATGGCAGGATATCATCCCGGCGTTCGCGCAATGGCGGTATATGGATATTGATCACGTTAAGCCGGTAGAACAGATCCTCGCGGAATTTCTTCTCTCTCATCTCTCTTTTGAGGTCGCGGTTGGTGGCGGCAATAATACGCACGTCGACAGTGATCGGGCGGTTTCCACCAACCCTTTCGAAAGTTTTATCCTCGAGCACACGCAGGAGTTTGACCTGGATCCCGGCCGGCAGTTCACCGATTTCATCCAGAAACAGGCTCCCATCGTCAGCCATCTCGAAACGTCCCTCCCGTGCCGAGGTCGCACCCGTGAAGGCACCCTTGGTATGGCCGAAGAGTTCAGATTCGAGCAGGTTCTCCGGCAACGCGGCGCAGTTGACCGCCACGAAATTGTTTTCTGCTCGACCGGACATACGGTGAATCGAGCGCGCTACCAGTTCCTTGCCGGTTCCCGATTCACCTGTCACCAGCACGGTGCTGTCAGTGGGAGCTACTGAACTGACAGTCGATAGTACCTCTCTCATTTGCCTGCTGTCACCGACTATCTCAAAGCGGTCGTAATTCTCATTGATCTGCTCTTTAAGGAAACGATTCTCGCGCAGGAGGTAATGCTTTTCCCCGGCACGTCGGATCAGCTCCAGGAGTTCATCGAGGTTGGTGATCGGCTTGGTAATATAATGGTAAGCTCCGCTGGTCATAGCAGTCACCGCCGTTTCGACGGTACCGTGGGCAGTAATCATGATCACCTGCAGTTCGGGATCGATCTGCTTGAGGCGGGACAGCAATTCGAGACCATCCATGCCGGGCATCTTCTGATCCAGAAGCGCAATTTCAAAGCTTTCGTTCTCATAAATATCGAGAGCTTCCTGCCCCGATCCGGCGGTCTTGATACGATAGCCTTTTTTAGACAGGTATCCGGCCAGCATCTCCCGCTGACTGTCTTCATCATCGACAATCAATATTCTAAAAGCAATCATTTCAGTTCTGCAACTCTATTTGAACGGTGACCGTTACAAGCAACCTGACTTCGCCATTCAACCCAGAATTCTCCGTCTTTACGTATCTATGCATGATTTCATCGTCGTCATCATCCGGGTTCAACCTGCCATTGGGTCTTCCCTCTTTGATCGATAGAATTCTTCCCGTCTTGAGGCCGAGCGCTTTCGCCATCTCCCGCGCATTCCGGCCAGCATTTTCGACAGCTTTCAGGTATGCTTTGCGCACGTATTCCTGTTTTCCGGGATAGATATAACCGGACGCATTGAAACTGTCAAGTCCGGCATTAATTAAAGCGTCGATAAGTTCCTCTTTTATATCCCCGGCTTCGACGGCAATAAGCACTTCACGCATCACCTTGTAAGTTTTTTCTTTACCTGGCTTCGCGGTTCTTTCGTCAGACGAGCGAACTTCAAAATTGCGAATCTCCATATTCTCATCGTCTATGGAGAACAACTCGAGGATATCCTCGATCGCTGACAGGCGGGAATCATTGTCCGTTTTAGCTTCTTCGAGATCCTCTGACAAACTTATTATAGGTATCCTGATAACCTGCTTTTCCGGCCTGATCGCAATTTCGCCCTCGCCTGTAACCGTAATAGTCCTGGTGTCAGATTGCTGTGCACTTAAGCCGATGCTCGTAATCATAAATATTCCAATTAAATATATAATGACGTTTTTCATTGGGCCTCCCTGTTTATCGAATGATAATCGTTTACTCCCGTATAGTCATCAAAAACAGTCCGTATAATTAGAAAAGGTGGAGCTATAATCCACCTTTTGCGTCGGATATGATTTTCATGCCGGAGGCCGGAATCGAACCGGCACAGCAGTTACCTGCCGAGGGATTTTAAGTCCCTTGCGTCTACCAATTCCGCCACTCCGGCATAAATTGCGGTAGAACCGCGTTTGCGGGATGTATCAATATCAAATTAGTGAAAGTTTAAGTCAAATAGTTTTTAAGATTTTTGTGGATCAGCGGACAGTCAGGACACCTTTTTCGAAACTTGGTACAAATCCCTGTGAAGTGGTATCATAAAATGCCAGCCGGCCTGCCGGAGCTATAAAAGCGGTGTCGATGACCACTTCCTGCAATGGCGATGATTGAGCGACTGTAAGATGAAGTACGAAGATATTGCCCCGCCCGGTATCGATGATTTCGTTTTCATCGAAGAAAGCAGTCAGGACTACCTGATTCTGAGCGGAATAAATATATGAGTTCACCTGCGACAGATCAGCCAACCGACCCTGCGAATAGGTCACGGAGTCAAGGTTGATGTAATCTCCGTTACAAGTCAGTGGCAGTACCAGGCCCGCCAGCTCAACAGTGTTTTCCATGTAGATTTCGACCTCGGCAGTAGAAGCGGGTGAGACATTTACTGATTCGATTCTGACCAGATCCCGGAGCGGACCTGATTCATCGCCCGGACCGACCCCGTCATCGTCAGAACAACCGTAAACAAACAACAGGAGGGAAAAAAGTAGCATTACAAAAAATCGCATAGTTTAAACTTAGCGTCAAAGGCATTCGGGGTCAAGCGGATAATTATAACTGCCTGCTCAAAACCTGAAATTTTATACTTTTATTTTGCGATAATAATCCAGAAATTGTGTCTAACCTGAATTGCGATGATGACTGAATACAACCTTATACAAAAAGTAGCCAAAAAGGACTCTGCGGCTTTCCGAAAGCTGGTGGAAAACCATCAGTCCCGGGTAGTTTCGCTGGCATTTCGGTTTGCACGCAATCGCCAGGACGCTGAGGATATCGCCCAGGAGGTGTTTCTCAATATATGGAAAAAAGCGGGAAAATTCCGGGGTGATGCGGATCCATCCACCTGGATATACCGGATAACCGTAAATACTGCGTTGAACTACCTCAGGAGCCGTAAAAAGGATGATAAGCTGGTTTCCGAGGAAGCTCTTCAGTATGAAACCGCCTCTCCCAATGATCAGCCCGACCATGTTCTGGAGGCCTCAAACAACTCTGAAACTCTTTACGAAGCCCTGGACGAGCTCCCCGAGAAACTACGGATCCCATTTATGCTCAATAAGATGGAAGAGCTGTCTTACCAACAGGTGGCCGACACCCTTAAATTGTCGCTTTCCAACGTGCAAACACGGATTTTTCGAGCCAAAAAGAAACTGCAGGAGATCCTGGTGAAAAAATTGAGAGATTGAATGAAAGAATTTGATAAATATCGTGTCAAATAGAGCGAGGTGAAGATGATATGAAAAAATGCGCTGAAATAGAAAACAGGCTGATCGAGTTCGTCGAAGGTGAACTCAGCCGGAAAAATCTGAAAGAGTTCGAGGACCACCTCGCAAACTGTTCCGACTGTTGCGAGCTCGTGGCTCGCTTCGAGTCGGTTTACAGGGCGACTGAGGCCGAACCGGCACTCGAGATTTCATCTGACTTCTATGCTAAAGTACAGGCTAAAGTCGATGATTACGAGGAAAACCATGTCAGCCTGTCAGATATTCTCATGATCTTCAGTGGT is a genomic window containing:
- a CDS encoding DUF541 domain-containing protein, whose product is MKNVIIYLIGIFMITSIGLSAQQSDTRTITVTGEGEIAIRPEKQVIRIPIISLSEDLEEAKTDNDSRLSAIEDILELFSIDDENMEIRNFEVRSSDERTAKPGKEKTYKVMREVLIAVEAGDIKEELIDALINAGLDSFNASGYIYPGKQEYVRKAYLKAVENAGRNAREMAKALGLKTGRILSIKEGRPNGRLNPDDDDDEIMHRYVKTENSGLNGEVRLLVTVTVQIELQN
- a CDS encoding sigma-70 family RNA polymerase sigma factor translates to MMTEYNLIQKVAKKDSAAFRKLVENHQSRVVSLAFRFARNRQDAEDIAQEVFLNIWKKAGKFRGDADPSTWIYRITVNTALNYLRSRKKDDKLVSEEALQYETASPNDQPDHVLEASNNSETLYEALDELPEKLRIPFMLNKMEELSYQQVADTLKLSLSNVQTRIFRAKKKLQEILVKKLRD
- a CDS encoding response regulator, giving the protein MIAFRILIVDDEDSQREMLAGYLSKKGYRIKTAGSGQEALDIYENESFEIALLDQKMPGMDGLELLSRLKQIDPELQVIMITAHGTVETAVTAMTSGAYHYITKPITNLDELLELIRRAGEKHYLLRENRFLKEQINENYDRFEIVGDSRQMREVLSTVSSVAPTDSTVLVTGESGTGKELVARSIHRMSGRAENNFVAVNCAALPENLLESELFGHTKGAFTGATSAREGRFEMADDGSLFLDEIGELPAGIQVKLLRVLEDKTFERVGGNRPITVDVRIIAATNRDLKREMREKKFREDLFYRLNVINIHIPPLRERRDDILPLTDHFISKFSTRFNKEINGITPQAKDLLLRYDWPGNVRELVNVLERAIVLLRGDVIDSTDLPLNVEEISQEKRAFVSEAEIKSIKEIEKEHILRVLDFTDWNFNRTADLLGIHRNTLRMKIKDYDLTRPE